Proteins encoded in a region of the Paucibacter sediminis genome:
- a CDS encoding sterol desaturase family protein: MNTSLFFFPRGGWNWPHLSLLLALPAYAWLAGRLGWQADLILTFGTLAGLAWLMLWERLRPARPDWQASAAELARDLGALGVNALVDAAAGLLIAGAALHWQAARAQPGLAQDLTPVLALPLAVALGELGPYWLHRAAHRLPWLWRFHALHHWPAALNASNSVLVHPVNLLWNKFARVAPWLLLGFSAEAMLWAALFIQLQSLAVHANLRGSLGPLNWLIGSAELHRWHHSVQAAEAHNYGTALPLWDQLFGSFVHRPGARPARVGWLAGAVRPRRAPYLGCC, translated from the coding sequence ATGAACACCTCCCTCTTCTTCTTCCCGCGCGGCGGCTGGAACTGGCCGCACCTGAGTCTGCTGCTGGCGCTGCCGGCCTATGCCTGGCTCGCCGGCCGGCTCGGCTGGCAGGCCGATCTCATCCTCACCTTCGGCACGCTCGCCGGCCTGGCCTGGCTGATGCTGTGGGAGCGCCTGCGGCCGGCGCGGCCCGACTGGCAGGCCAGCGCCGCCGAGCTGGCCCGCGACCTGGGCGCGCTGGGCGTCAACGCCCTGGTCGACGCCGCCGCCGGCCTGCTCATCGCCGGCGCGGCGCTGCACTGGCAGGCCGCCCGCGCGCAGCCGGGCCTGGCGCAAGACCTGACCCCGGTGCTGGCCCTGCCGCTGGCGGTAGCGCTGGGCGAGCTGGGGCCCTATTGGCTGCACCGCGCCGCGCACCGCCTGCCCTGGCTGTGGCGCTTTCATGCCCTGCACCATTGGCCGGCGGCGCTGAACGCCAGCAACAGCGTGCTGGTGCATCCCGTCAACCTGCTGTGGAACAAGTTCGCGCGCGTCGCGCCCTGGTTGCTGTTGGGCTTTAGCGCCGAGGCGATGCTGTGGGCGGCGCTCTTCATCCAGCTGCAGTCGCTGGCGGTGCACGCCAATCTGCGCGGCAGCCTGGGGCCCTTGAACTGGCTGATCGGCAGCGCCGAGCTGCACCGCTGGCACCACAGCGTGCAGGCCGCCGAGGCGCACAACTACGGCACCGCGCTGCCGCTGTGGGACCAGCTGTTCGGCAGCTTTGTGCATCGGCCGGGCGCGCGGCCGGCGCGGGTGGGCTGGCTGGCCGGCGCCGTGCGCCCGCGACGGGCGCCCTATCTGGGCTGCTGCTGA